A single window of Falco rusticolus isolate bFalRus1 chromosome 6, bFalRus1.pri, whole genome shotgun sequence DNA harbors:
- the KCNS3 gene encoding potassium voltage-gated channel subfamily S member 3: MVYGEFFRRPGKDAELINLNVGGFKQSVDQSTLLRFPHTRLGKLLKCHSEEAILELCDDYSVADKEYYFDRNPSLFRYVLNFYYTGKLHVMEELCVFSFCQEIEYWGINELFIDSCCSNRYQERKEEGPEKDWDQKSNDRSIDSSNEESSIFDKELEKFDNLCFGEIRKKIWVRMENPAYCLSAKLIAVSSLSVVLASIVAMCIHSMPEFQRLDANDREIEDPVLEAVEITCIVWFTAELVIRLITAPSQKKFWKKPLNIIDFVSIIPFYATLAVDTKEEESEDIENMGKVVQILRLMRIFRILKLARHSVGLRSLGATLRHSYQEVGLLLLFLSVGISIFSVLVYSVEKDDDSSELHSIPVCWWWATISMTTVGYGDTYPVTLAGKLLGTLCIICGILVVALPITIIFNKFSKYYQKQKDIDPDQCNNDRKEKCNDLPYFNIRDIYAKKMHSFISSLSSVGIVVSDQDSTDASSIQDMEDVYNTTSLENGTGK, encoded by the coding sequence ATGGTTTATGGTGAATTTTTCCGCAGACCTGGCAAAGATGCAGAACTTATCAATCTGAATGTGGGTGGCTTTAAGCAATCAGTAGATCAAAGCACCTTGCTCCGATTTCCCCATACCAGGCTAGGGAAACTTCTCAAATGCCATTCAGAAGAGGCTATTCTAGAACTGTGTGATGATTACAGCGTTGCAGACAAGGAATATTACTTTGACAGGAATCCTTCCTTGTTCCGATATGTTCTGAATTTTTACTATACAGGCAAACTTCATGTCATGGAAGAACTTTGtgtcttttccttctgccaggAAATAGAGTACTGGGGCATAAATGAGCTCTTCATTGATTCCTGCTGCAGCAATCGGTaccaagaaaggaaagaagaaggtCCTGAGAAAGACTGGGATCAGAAGAGCAATGACAGAAGTATAGACTCCTCTAATGAAGAGTCATCCATATTTGataaagaactggaaaagtttGACAATCTATGTTTTGGtgaaataagaaagaagatCTGGGTCAGAATGGAAAATCCTGCATACTGCTTGTCTGCCAAGTTAATTGCCGTGTCATCCCTGAGTGTTGTCCTGGCATCGATCGTGGCCATGTGCATTCATAGCATGCCAGAGTTTCAAAGGCTGGATGCCAATGACAGGGAGATTGAAGACCCTGTGCTGGAAGCTGTGGAGATTACATGCATCGTCTGGTTCACTGCTGAACTAGTGATCAGGCTCATCACTGCTCCAAGTCAAAAGAAGTTCTGGAAGAAACCACTGAATATCATTGATTTTGTCTCTATTATCCCATTTTATGCCACATTGGCTGTGGacacaaaagaagaagaaagcgAAGATATTGAAAACATGGGGAAAGTGGTTCAGATCCTGCGGTTAATGAGGATATTTCGCATCTTGAAACTAGCCAGGCACTCCGTAGGACTGCGATCTTTAGGCGCCACTTTGAGACACAGCTATCAGGAAGTTggacttctgcttttgtttttgtctgttgggatttctattttttccGTGCTTGTCTACTCAGTGGAGAAAGATGATGACTCATCAGAACTGCACAGCATTCCTGTTTGCTGGTGGTGGGCAACCATCAGCATGACCACTGTTGGTTATGGGGACACTTACCCGGTCACActtgctggaaagctgcttggCACCCTATGTATTATCTGTGGAATACTAGTGGTAGCACTTCCAATCACCATTATTTTCAATAAGTTTTCTAAGTactatcaaaagcaaaaagatattGATCCAGACCAATGCAACAATGATCGCAAAGAGAAATGTAATGACTTACCTTATTTTAACATTAGGGATATTTATGCAAAAAAGATGCACTCCTTCATTTCTAGCCTTTCTTCAGTAGGAATTGTAGTCAGCGACCAAGATTCAACAGATGCCTCCAGCATCCAGGATATGGAGGATGTTTATAACACAACGTCTTTAGAGAATGGTACAGGAAAATGA